Proteins encoded within one genomic window of Bacillus sp. F19:
- the ggt gene encoding gamma-glutamyltransferase: protein MKRRVSIFLIAILLAGGFPVSTEAKKPEKKEEYSQVDVGRDGMVTTAHPLASKIGADVLKKGGNAIDAAVAIQYALNVTEPMMSGIGGGGFMMVYDGKTEETTIINSRERAPAGAAPDMFLDENGVPIPFSERYKGGNAVGVPGTLKGLETALEMWGTRSMKELISPSIQLAEKGFKIDSVLAEAISDNAETLSATAAKDVFLPKGTPLKEGDKLVQKDLAKTFKLIRSKGTDAFYKGEIGQALAFTVQDFGGSMTPDDLKRYDVTIDEPIWGEYQGYEIASMPPPSSGGVFLLQMLKILDDFNLSQYDVRSAEKYHLLAEAMHLAYADRAVYAGDPEFVNVPVDGLLHPDYIAERQQLISLNTVNPNPQAGDPWKYEEGTADYEQTVQPNDRQYGETTHFSVTDKWGNVVSYTTTIEQVFGSGIMVPGYGLMLNNELTDFDAVPGGANEVQPNKRPLSSMTPTIVFEDDKPVLTVGSPGGPTIITSVLQTILHTIEYDMELKAAVEEPRIYTNNLNSYRFENGISSNLIARLNQMGHRFGTSPVVIGNVQSILIDNEKGIFKGVADSSRNGAAIGVDLKKKRGE, encoded by the coding sequence ATGAAAAGAAGGGTGAGTATTTTCCTGATTGCGATCTTGCTTGCTGGAGGATTTCCGGTCAGTACAGAGGCTAAGAAGCCTGAGAAGAAAGAGGAATACAGTCAGGTCGATGTTGGACGGGATGGCATGGTGACAACGGCCCATCCGCTGGCATCTAAAATTGGAGCTGATGTTCTTAAAAAGGGCGGAAATGCCATTGATGCAGCTGTTGCGATTCAATATGCGCTGAATGTAACAGAGCCGATGATGTCCGGAATTGGCGGCGGCGGGTTTATGATGGTGTATGACGGCAAAACAGAAGAAACAACGATTATCAACAGCCGCGAACGGGCGCCTGCAGGAGCGGCGCCAGATATGTTTCTCGATGAAAACGGAGTTCCAATTCCTTTTTCAGAACGATACAAAGGGGGAAATGCGGTTGGAGTGCCAGGGACGCTGAAGGGATTGGAAACAGCTCTGGAAATGTGGGGGACTCGATCAATGAAGGAACTGATCAGTCCTTCGATTCAACTCGCTGAAAAAGGTTTTAAAATTGATTCGGTTTTAGCAGAAGCGATTTCAGACAATGCTGAAACGTTATCCGCTACAGCTGCAAAGGACGTCTTCCTTCCAAAAGGAACACCGTTAAAAGAAGGGGACAAGCTTGTTCAAAAAGACTTGGCGAAAACGTTTAAACTGATTCGTTCAAAAGGAACCGATGCGTTCTACAAAGGTGAAATCGGGCAAGCCCTGGCTTTCACCGTACAGGATTTTGGAGGATCCATGACGCCGGATGATTTGAAGCGGTATGATGTCACCATTGATGAACCAATTTGGGGCGAGTATCAGGGGTATGAAATTGCCAGCATGCCGCCGCCAAGCTCCGGCGGAGTTTTCTTGCTGCAGATGCTGAAGATCCTTGATGATTTCAATTTATCTCAATACGACGTGCGTTCGGCTGAGAAATATCATTTGCTTGCAGAGGCCATGCATCTTGCCTATGCTGACCGGGCAGTCTATGCTGGCGATCCTGAATTTGTAAATGTACCAGTAGATGGACTGCTCCATCCGGATTACATTGCTGAAAGACAGCAGCTGATCAGTCTAAATACAGTTAATCCAAATCCTCAAGCGGGAGATCCGTGGAAGTACGAAGAAGGTACTGCAGACTATGAACAAACGGTGCAGCCAAATGATAGGCAGTACGGGGAAACGACTCACTTCAGCGTGACAGATAAATGGGGAAATGTCGTCTCTTATACAACAACCATTGAGCAGGTTTTTGGAAGCGGCATAATGGTTCCAGGATACGGTTTAATGCTGAACAATGAACTCACTGACTTTGACGCTGTTCCGGGCGGAGCCAATGAAGTTCAGCCGAATAAACGCCCCCTTAGCAGCATGACTCCGACCATTGTGTTTGAAGATGATAAACCTGTTTTAACAGTCGGATCTCCTGGAGGACCAACGATTATCACATCCGTGCTTCAAACGATTCTTCACACCATCGAATATGATATGGAACTAAAAGCAGCAGTTGAAGAACCTAGAATCTATACGAACAATCTGAATTCGTATCGGTTTGAAAACGGTATTTCTTCAAACCTCATTGCTCGTTTAAATCAAATGGGTCACCGGTTTGGGACAAGCCCTGTTGTCATTGGCAACGTGCAAAGCATCCTGATTGATAACGAAAAAGGAATATTTAAAGGAGTAGCCGACTCAAGCAGAAATGGCGCTGCCATCGGCGTTGATCTAAAAAAGAAGAGAGGTGAGTAA
- the nagE gene encoding N-acetylglucosamine-specific PTS transporter subunit IIBC, whose product MMKYLQKIGRSLMLPVAVLPAAAILMGIGYWIDPAGWGAGNPIAAFLIKAGSSIIDNMAILFAVGVALGMSKEKDGSAAMSGLVAYLVITTLLSTNSVAMLQGVDPENVNAAFAKIGNQFVGILSGIVASIMYNRFSHVQLPAALSFFSGKRLVPIMTAVSMLLVSVVLFFAWPVIFNGLVDFGTWISKLGFIGAGLYGFFNRILIPTGLHHALNSVFWFDVAGINDIGNFWAGTGTKGITGMYQAGFFPIMMFGLPAAALAMYHTAKTKRKKQAASLMLAAGFASFFTGVTEPLEFSFMFLAPALYVVHAALTGLSLAVAAFFHWTAGFGFSAGFVDFVLSSRLPLANQPYMLLLQGLVVAVIYYVLFRFLIIKFNLATPGREEDTDEMLEEGTASSDQSPAEGSKFAVMAAKIYDGLGGDANVTSVDNCVTRLRIEVKDMDAVDQKKIKGTGVPGINIVGKNSIQVIVGTQVQFVADEIEKIRK is encoded by the coding sequence ATGATGAAATATCTACAGAAAATCGGCCGTTCATTGATGCTGCCTGTAGCAGTATTACCGGCTGCGGCGATTCTGATGGGAATCGGTTATTGGATCGATCCTGCAGGCTGGGGAGCAGGGAATCCGATCGCAGCATTTTTAATTAAAGCCGGATCTTCTATCATTGACAATATGGCGATTCTTTTTGCAGTTGGAGTAGCACTTGGAATGTCAAAAGAAAAAGATGGTTCTGCCGCTATGAGTGGTTTGGTGGCTTACTTGGTTATCACAACGCTGCTTTCAACAAACTCAGTAGCGATGCTTCAAGGGGTTGACCCGGAAAATGTCAACGCGGCTTTTGCAAAAATCGGAAATCAATTTGTTGGGATTCTTTCAGGGATCGTAGCATCCATTATGTACAATCGTTTTAGTCATGTACAATTGCCGGCTGCATTATCTTTCTTTAGTGGAAAACGTTTAGTTCCAATCATGACAGCTGTTTCTATGTTGCTGGTTTCAGTAGTATTGTTCTTCGCATGGCCTGTAATCTTTAATGGATTAGTAGATTTTGGAACATGGATCAGTAAGTTAGGGTTTATTGGGGCAGGATTATATGGTTTCTTCAATAGAATTTTAATTCCTACCGGGTTACATCATGCTTTAAACTCAGTGTTCTGGTTTGATGTCGCTGGAATTAACGATATTGGTAATTTCTGGGCAGGAACTGGAACAAAGGGAATTACAGGAATGTATCAAGCTGGATTCTTCCCAATTATGATGTTTGGATTACCAGCCGCAGCATTAGCAATGTATCATACTGCAAAAACGAAAAGAAAAAAACAGGCGGCATCGCTGATGTTAGCGGCAGGTTTTGCTTCATTCTTTACTGGGGTAACAGAACCGCTTGAATTTTCATTCATGTTTTTAGCTCCGGCACTTTATGTGGTTCATGCAGCCTTAACAGGTCTTTCATTAGCTGTTGCAGCATTTTTCCATTGGACAGCAGGATTTGGTTTTAGTGCAGGGTTTGTTGACTTTGTATTAAGTTCAAGATTACCGTTAGCTAATCAGCCTTATATGTTGCTTCTGCAAGGACTTGTGGTAGCGGTCATTTATTATGTATTATTCAGATTCTTAATTATAAAATTCAATTTGGCAACGCCTGGAAGAGAAGAAGATACAGATGAAATGCTTGAAGAAGGTACAGCAAGCAGTGATCAATCTCCCGCAGAAGGCTCTAAATTTGCAGTAATGGCTGCCAAGATCTATGATGGCCTAGGCGGAGACGCCAATGTAACGTCTGTTGACAACTGCGTGACTCGCTTAAGAATTGAAGTGAAAGATATGGATGCGGTAGATCAGAAAAAGATTAAAGGTACGGGTGTACCGGGAATTAATATTGTCGGAAAAAACAGCATTCAAGTAATTGTGGGAACACAAGTACAGTTCGTAGCTGATGAAATAGAAAAAATAAGAAAATGA
- the nagA gene encoding N-acetylglucosamine-6-phosphate deacetylase, whose amino-acid sequence MPKTYITNAKLFTGEVVYQNGFILIENDKITEAGYLAEMPEPKTDDKVINLRGSAFILPGFIDIHIHGADGADVMDATKEAILTMSRALPKEGTTSYLATTMTADRGQITDALKNAADYIKRENNEGAEVLGIHLEGPFLNPKRAGAQAPGNIIEPSCELFDNWLEEAEDYIKLVTLAPERKNGYELARHLTSAGITASIGHSDAVYSEVEKAVESGVKHATHLFNGMRGIHHREPGVAGTVLMMDEVKTEMIVDGIHIAPEMVKFAYKVKGSEGTILITDAMRAKGLGAGKYDLGGQEVTVDADRATLANGTLAGSILTFRDAAVNMMNYSGCSLEEIVKMSSVNPAKQIGVYDRKGSLSIGKDADIVILDENYEVLMTFCRGKISFTGSVEQ is encoded by the coding sequence ATGCCGAAAACCTATATAACAAACGCGAAATTATTTACAGGTGAAGTCGTTTACCAGAACGGTTTTATCCTCATTGAAAACGATAAAATTACTGAAGCCGGATACTTAGCTGAAATGCCTGAACCTAAAACTGATGATAAGGTGATTAATCTTAGAGGCAGTGCTTTCATTTTGCCAGGTTTTATTGACATTCATATCCACGGTGCAGATGGTGCAGATGTGATGGATGCGACAAAAGAAGCGATTTTAACGATGAGCAGAGCTCTTCCGAAAGAAGGGACAACGAGTTATCTCGCAACAACGATGACTGCAGATCGTGGCCAGATTACGGATGCCCTGAAGAATGCAGCTGATTATATAAAACGTGAAAATAATGAAGGAGCAGAAGTGCTTGGTATTCACTTAGAAGGTCCTTTTCTGAATCCAAAACGTGCAGGTGCCCAGGCTCCAGGCAATATCATTGAACCATCATGCGAACTTTTTGATAATTGGCTGGAAGAAGCAGAAGATTATATTAAGCTGGTCACACTTGCACCAGAACGCAAGAATGGATATGAACTGGCCCGTCATTTAACATCTGCTGGCATAACGGCCTCAATTGGCCATAGTGATGCCGTCTATTCAGAAGTTGAAAAGGCTGTCGAAAGCGGCGTGAAGCACGCCACACATCTTTTCAATGGTATGAGAGGCATTCACCACAGGGAACCAGGCGTAGCGGGTACTGTGCTTATGATGGATGAAGTAAAAACAGAAATGATTGTGGATGGTATTCACATTGCCCCTGAAATGGTGAAATTTGCTTATAAAGTTAAAGGCAGTGAGGGAACTATATTAATTACAGATGCGATGAGAGCTAAAGGTCTTGGAGCAGGCAAATATGACCTTGGCGGGCAAGAAGTAACGGTTGATGCGGACAGGGCAACGCTTGCTAATGGAACTCTTGCAGGAAGTATTTTGACGTTTAGAGATGCTGCAGTGAACATGATGAATTATTCAGGCTGTTCACTTGAAGAGATTGTTAAAATGTCATCCGTTAATCCTGCTAAACAAATCGGTGTTTATGACCGCAAAGGCAGTTTATCAATCGGAAAAGATGCTGACATCGTTATACTCGATGAAAATTATGAAGTGCTGATGACGTTTTGCAGAGGCAAAATCTCTTTTACAGGAAGTGTTGAACAATGA
- the nagB gene encoding glucosamine-6-phosphate deaminase has translation MKLIEAKDYHEMSMLAAEVILAQIKSKPDSVLGLATGGTVLGTYKQLILDHQQNKTTYQHIKTFNLDEYAGLSKQDENSYHAYMKKHFFDEVNIPSSQTFLPNGEAHDMEAECKKYDREIEELGGIDLQLLGIGQNGHIGFNEPGSSFESNTHLVALEQSTRQANARYFDSIEDVPTHAVTMGIASIMKSKKVLLLASGLKKSSILYDLFHSDVTSSIPATILRNHPDTIIIADQEALSKLHQDERKMFAK, from the coding sequence ATGAAGCTAATTGAAGCAAAAGATTATCACGAAATGAGTATGCTTGCTGCTGAGGTTATATTGGCTCAAATCAAGTCAAAACCGGATTCTGTGCTTGGTTTGGCAACTGGCGGGACGGTACTTGGCACCTATAAGCAGCTGATTTTGGATCATCAGCAAAACAAAACAACCTATCAGCATATTAAAACGTTCAATCTCGATGAATATGCAGGCTTATCAAAACAAGATGAAAACAGCTATCATGCATATATGAAGAAACACTTTTTTGATGAGGTCAATATACCTTCTTCTCAAACCTTTCTTCCAAACGGGGAAGCACATGATATGGAAGCGGAATGCAAGAAATATGATCGGGAAATTGAGGAATTAGGCGGAATTGATCTTCAGCTTCTTGGCATCGGTCAAAATGGGCACATCGGATTTAACGAACCGGGAAGTTCTTTTGAATCGAATACTCATTTAGTTGCGTTGGAACAGTCAACCCGTCAGGCAAATGCTCGCTACTTTGATTCAATTGAAGATGTGCCAACTCATGCTGTAACAATGGGGATCGCTTCAATTATGAAAAGCAAAAAAGTGCTGCTTCTCGCTTCAGGATTGAAAAAATCATCTATTTTATATGATCTGTTTCATTCAGATGTTACAAGCTCCATACCGGCAACAATTTTAAGAAATCATCCGGATACAATCATTATTGCCGATCAAGAAGCATTGTCAAAATTGCATCAAGATGAAAGGAAGATGTTTGCCAAATGA
- a CDS encoding GntR family transcriptional regulator — MIQKNSPLPIYYQLEEGIKEAIQQLELMPGEMIPSEREYAEKYGISRMTVRQALSNLVNDGYLYRQRGKGTFVAHQKIEQPLQGLTSFSEDMRSRGLEPSTRVISFTEVEASHDLAAKLEVEAGAPLFELKRVRLADQLPMAYEMLYISKELAQGLTKEIAVNSIYDYVENKLGLKIQHGRQVLEASFARKTEAEMLEVAEGAPVLLIERRTTLDTNKPFEVVRSVYRADRYKFTIDMERL, encoded by the coding sequence ATGATTCAAAAGAATTCTCCGCTCCCAATTTATTATCAGCTTGAAGAGGGAATAAAAGAAGCCATTCAACAACTAGAATTAATGCCTGGTGAAATGATTCCTTCAGAAAGAGAATATGCTGAAAAGTATGGAATAAGCAGGATGACGGTGAGACAGGCTCTTTCAAATCTGGTGAATGACGGCTATTTATACCGGCAGCGTGGAAAAGGGACCTTCGTTGCCCATCAAAAAATAGAGCAGCCTCTTCAGGGCTTAACCAGCTTTTCAGAAGATATGCGTTCAAGAGGACTTGAACCGAGCACACGCGTCATCAGTTTTACTGAAGTTGAAGCCAGTCATGATCTTGCTGCCAAGCTTGAGGTTGAAGCGGGAGCTCCCCTCTTTGAACTAAAACGTGTAAGGCTTGCTGATCAGCTTCCAATGGCGTATGAAATGCTTTATATATCAAAAGAACTTGCCCAAGGTCTAACGAAGGAAATAGCTGTGAACTCCATTTATGATTATGTAGAAAATAAGCTTGGATTAAAGATACAGCATGGAAGACAAGTGCTGGAAGCCTCCTTTGCCAGAAAAACGGAGGCTGAGATGCTGGAAGTTGCTGAAGGCGCACCAGTACTGCTGATTGAACGCCGAACCACGCTCGATACAAACAAACCGTTTGAGGTCGTCAGGTCCGTCTATCGCGCAGATCGCTATAAATTCACGATTGATATGGAGCGATTATAA
- the murQ gene encoding N-acetylmuramic acid 6-phosphate etherase: protein MVRKPTEERNERTSLIDEMDSLQIVEMMHKEDSAITAAVNEALPQIAKAVDAVVKRWNEGGRVFVIGAGTSGRVGMLDAVELGPTFSVKTGRWTAIVSGGNEAMWKPLEETEDDVSVIRNDLQSYQLNASDCVIGLTASGSTPFVKSGLSYAKEVGGCAISISNNKHTDVSKISDVSVELSTGPEVIRGSTRLKAGTAQKIALNMISTAVMIRLGKVYQNEMVDMKLINLKLKKRAENILMDLTGIEAEAAESAMHQTHCNLKEAIFMTVTQSSQEQAAVSIKQAEGKLKQAIQNFFDKDKK, encoded by the coding sequence ATGGTGCGTAAACCAACAGAAGAGAGAAATGAGAGAACTTCACTTATAGATGAAATGGATTCCCTTCAGATTGTGGAAATGATGCACAAAGAAGATTCAGCAATTACTGCGGCAGTAAATGAAGCACTGCCGCAAATCGCCAAAGCTGTTGATGCAGTCGTGAAGCGATGGAATGAGGGAGGCAGAGTCTTTGTAATAGGAGCGGGAACCAGCGGCAGAGTCGGCATGCTTGATGCTGTAGAGCTTGGTCCAACCTTTTCAGTAAAAACCGGCAGATGGACTGCCATTGTATCAGGCGGAAATGAAGCGATGTGGAAGCCGCTTGAAGAGACGGAAGATGATGTAAGCGTTATTCGAAATGACCTCCAATCCTATCAGTTAAACGCTTCTGATTGTGTAATTGGACTTACGGCCAGCGGATCCACACCCTTTGTTAAAAGCGGTCTGTCTTATGCAAAAGAAGTCGGAGGATGTGCAATTTCGATCAGCAACAATAAACATACGGACGTTTCCAAAATAAGTGATGTGTCAGTTGAACTTTCAACGGGTCCTGAAGTCATTAGAGGTTCCACAAGACTAAAGGCAGGCACAGCCCAGAAAATAGCGCTTAATATGATATCTACTGCCGTCATGATCCGGCTCGGAAAAGTGTATCAAAATGAAATGGTGGATATGAAACTCATTAATTTGAAGCTGAAAAAACGGGCTGAAAATATATTAATGGATTTGACGGGAATTGAAGCTGAGGCAGCTGAATCTGCCATGCATCAAACACACTGCAATTTAAAAGAAGCAATCTTTATGACTGTCACTCAATCTTCACAAGAACAGGCTGCAGTTTCTATAAAACAGGCTGAAGGGAAATTGAAACAGGCGATACAGAATTTTTTCGATAAAGATAAAAAGTAG
- a CDS encoding alpha/beta hydrolase yields the protein MLYYRTLRNHEQKPWVTFIHGAGGSSAIWYKQIREFKNHFNILLIDLRGHGKSEKGLWKKGDDFTEIAQEVIDVHDHLKISSSHFAGISLGTIVIQSVARLRPDLLSSMLLGGAVTKLNAFTRFLLILGNLGKRILPYMWLYAFFAWIIMPYSNHKEARSMFISQAQKMCQKEFIQWFSLTRYVNPYLMELQKDFHEIPTLFVMGDEDHLFLSAVKEIEASHKEVKAIYIKNSGHVCNIDQPEQFNAVAIQFIKEKNSLKLVI from the coding sequence ATTTTATATTATCGGACGCTTAGGAATCATGAGCAGAAGCCATGGGTTACGTTTATTCACGGAGCCGGCGGCAGTTCTGCCATATGGTACAAACAAATACGTGAATTTAAAAACCATTTTAATATCCTGCTGATTGATCTGCGGGGTCACGGCAAATCAGAAAAAGGACTGTGGAAAAAAGGGGATGATTTTACTGAGATTGCTCAGGAAGTCATCGATGTTCACGATCACCTCAAAATCAGCTCTTCCCATTTTGCAGGTATTTCTCTTGGAACGATTGTTATCCAGTCAGTTGCGAGGCTTAGGCCTGATCTGCTTTCTTCTATGCTATTAGGAGGAGCCGTCACTAAGCTGAATGCTTTTACCCGCTTTTTGCTCATTCTCGGCAACCTGGGGAAACGAATATTGCCGTACATGTGGCTGTATGCTTTCTTTGCCTGGATCATCATGCCTTACTCCAATCATAAAGAAGCGCGGTCAATGTTTATCTCTCAAGCACAGAAAATGTGCCAGAAGGAATTCATTCAGTGGTTCTCACTGACACGATATGTGAATCCTTATTTAATGGAACTTCAGAAGGATTTCCACGAGATTCCGACACTCTTTGTGATGGGTGATGAAGATCACTTATTTTTGTCAGCCGTTAAGGAAATTGAAGCTTCACATAAAGAAGTCAAAGCCATTTACATAAAAAATTCAGGCCACGTTTGCAATATCGACCAGCCTGAGCAATTTAATGCAGTTGCAATTCAGTTTATAAAGGAAAAGAATTCATTAAAGCTTGTTATATAA
- a CDS encoding cold-shock protein translates to MLQGKVKWFNAEKGFGFIEAEGQEDVFVHFSAIQGEGFKSLEEGQTVTFEIVEGARGPQAANVQK, encoded by the coding sequence ATGTTACAAGGTAAAGTTAAATGGTTTAACGCAGAAAAAGGCTTCGGTTTCATCGAAGCAGAAGGTCAAGAAGACGTATTCGTACATTTCTCTGCTATTCAAGGCGAAGGCTTCAAAAGCTTAGAAGAAGGCCAAACAGTTACTTTCGAAATCGTTGAAGGCGCTCGTGGACCACAAGCAGCTAACGTTCAAAAGTAA
- a CDS encoding alkylphosphonate utilization protein gives MHDLPNCPKCQSAYTYEDGSLFVCPECAHEWTADAEAESIEDQKYVKDANGNILNDGDSVTVIKDLKVKGSSSVIKIGTKVKSIRLVDGDHDIDCKIDGFGAMQLKSEFVKKV, from the coding sequence ATGCACGATTTGCCGAATTGCCCCAAGTGTCAATCAGCTTATACTTATGAAGATGGAAGTCTTTTTGTCTGCCCGGAATGTGCTCATGAGTGGACAGCAGATGCGGAAGCTGAAAGTATTGAAGATCAAAAGTATGTTAAAGATGCGAACGGAAACATCTTAAATGATGGTGATTCTGTTACCGTCATCAAAGACCTCAAAGTAAAAGGAAGCTCATCGGTTATAAAAATAGGAACAAAAGTAAAGAGCATCCGTTTAGTAGATGGAGATCATGATATTGACTGCAAAATCGACGGTTTTGGTGCGATGCAGTTAAAATCTGAATTTGTTAAAAAAGTTTAA
- a CDS encoding FAD-dependent oxidoreductase, giving the protein MKNQNSKLPKFPDPYWRDSAKLPSYAKLSKNLNVDVAIVGGGITGITSAYLLSKEGLSVALVDSDVVLNGTTGHTTAKITVQHDIIYDELIQHFGADGAKHYYEANKSGLDFIRKMVDEKKIDCGFSDEDAILYAVSDDSLKKLLKEKEAYDTLGIPYEYTDAIPLEIEIQGALIVKNQAQFHPLNYLHSLLEEMSQSGVQIFENTAIIDVKGTEDEPKLISNQGFEITCQYVISASHFPFYDGNGFYFARMYADRSYVLSAKTKKPYPGGMYLSVDEPKRSLRSAASGGEEHVLIGGEGHKAGQVNDTHKLYEKLETFGEEVFGLSNITHRWSAQDLFTLDKVPYIGNLSSSHKNIFTATGFHKWGMTNGTFAALMLKDLIVKKESRYLDLFTPSRFQSDPSVKEFLKQNADVAKHLISGKLKRPSKKTEDLKVNEGCAVMFKGKKAGAYKDEHGVLHLVDTTCTHLGCEVGWNSGDRSWDCPCHGSRFSYTGEVIEGPADKPLKVLDPESE; this is encoded by the coding sequence TTGAAGAATCAGAATTCAAAGCTGCCTAAATTTCCAGATCCTTACTGGAGAGATTCTGCCAAGCTGCCATCATATGCGAAGCTCTCAAAAAATTTGAATGTAGATGTGGCGATTGTTGGCGGAGGAATCACCGGAATTACTTCTGCCTATTTACTTTCAAAAGAGGGATTGTCGGTAGCATTGGTCGATTCAGACGTTGTGTTAAACGGGACAACCGGCCATACAACTGCAAAAATAACCGTACAGCATGATATTATTTATGATGAACTTATTCAGCACTTTGGCGCTGATGGAGCCAAACATTATTACGAAGCAAATAAAAGCGGTCTCGACTTTATTCGTAAAATGGTTGATGAAAAGAAGATTGACTGCGGCTTCTCTGATGAAGACGCGATTCTTTATGCCGTTTCAGATGACTCACTAAAAAAACTGCTTAAAGAAAAAGAAGCTTATGATACTCTTGGTATTCCATATGAATATACAGATGCCATTCCGCTTGAGATTGAGATCCAGGGCGCACTGATCGTAAAAAATCAAGCTCAGTTCCATCCGCTGAACTACTTACATAGCCTGCTTGAAGAAATGTCACAGAGTGGTGTTCAAATTTTTGAAAACACAGCGATTATCGATGTAAAGGGAACAGAAGATGAACCGAAGCTGATTTCAAACCAAGGTTTTGAAATCACTTGTCAGTACGTCATTTCTGCTTCACATTTCCCTTTTTATGATGGGAATGGATTTTATTTTGCGAGAATGTATGCCGATCGTTCCTATGTACTTAGCGCGAAAACGAAGAAGCCCTATCCGGGAGGAATGTATTTAAGCGTAGATGAACCTAAACGCTCTCTCCGTTCGGCTGCAAGCGGCGGAGAGGAACACGTCCTCATTGGCGGAGAAGGTCACAAAGCAGGGCAAGTGAATGATACACATAAGCTTTATGAAAAGCTGGAAACGTTTGGCGAAGAAGTTTTCGGCTTAAGTAACATCACACATAGATGGTCAGCACAGGATTTATTCACTCTTGATAAAGTGCCGTACATCGGAAATCTTTCTTCAAGTCACAAAAACATCTTTACAGCAACGGGATTTCATAAATGGGGCATGACAAACGGAACCTTTGCAGCCCTTATGCTGAAAGACCTGATCGTAAAAAAAGAATCCCGCTACCTTGATCTCTTTACACCTTCCCGCTTCCAATCCGACCCGAGTGTAAAAGAGTTTCTGAAACAAAATGCGGACGTAGCCAAGCATTTAATCTCAGGCAAGCTCAAGCGTCCATCTAAAAAAACTGAAGATCTTAAAGTAAATGAAGGCTGCGCCGTCATGTTCAAGGGTAAAAAAGCCGGCGCTTATAAAGATGAGCATGGCGTGCTTCATCTCGTTGATACGACATGCACTCATTTAGGCTGCGAAGTAGGATGGAACAGCGGCGACCGATCATGGGACTGCCCATGCCACGGCTCCAGGTTTTCTTACACCGGAGAAGTGATTGAGGGTCCTGCCGATAAGCCGCTCAAAGTGCTGGATCCAGAATCAGAATAG